The sequence CTGGACCCGTCCGCCACCGGGCTGCGGGTGGTCAGCCATCGGGAGATCTTCACCGACCCGACCGTGCTGCCGACGTACAACTCGCACGCCATCGAGAGCCAGCTGCACCACATCGACGGGCTCTCCGAGCACTTCCTGTACTTCAACGACGACGTCTTCCTCGGCACCGAGGTGCTGCCCCAGGACTTCTTCCTGGCCAACGGCATCTCCCGGTTCTTTCCCTCGCCGGCGCTGGTACCGCCGGGCCCACCCACCGCCGGGGACATCCCGTCGTCGGCGGCCGGAAAGAACAACCGGGCGTTGATCGCGGAGCGGTTCGGCACCGTGCTGACCCAGAAAATGAAGCACATGCCGCACGCGCTGCGGCGAAGCGTGCTCCAGGAGATCGAGCAGACGTTCCCGCAGCAGTACCGGCGGACCGCGGCGAGTCAGTTCCGCAGCATGGACGACCTGTCGGTCGCCTCGTCGCTGCACCACTACTACGCGTTCCACACCGGTCGCGCGGCACCGGGGAACCTGCGGTACACCATCGCCGAGCTGTCCCACCCGGACACACCCGCCCGGTTGGCGCACCTGCTCGCCCGTCGGGACCGGCAGGTGTTCTGCCTGAACGACGCGTTCTCCGTCGAGGAGGACCTCGACGCGCAGTTGGCGCTGCTCATCCCGTTCCTGGAGACGTACTTCCCGGTGCCGAGCCCGTGGGAACGGGCCTGAACCCACCCCGGACACGACGGTGGCCGGTCGCGCCCTCCCCGGCGACGACCGACCACCGTGCCCTCGCGGGCGATCGGGCTCAGTACGAGTAGCCCGAGCCCCCGGCGTCGCTCGAACCGCTGTCCGCCGGCGGTGCGACAGCCTTCGGGGTGCCCTTGGGCAGGCAGCTCAGGTTCTTCTTGCCGTCCGGCTGGACCACGAACCAGGTGCCACCGACAGCCTGGCCCTTCCACTGGCCGGGCTTCTTGTCGCCGATGTAGCGGTAGACCGGCCAGCCGGCGATGGTGAGCTGACGGGTGCCGTCCTGCCGGGTCACGCTGCCGACCTTGTCGTCGGAGACGCCGGTGAGCTCCGGGTTGCCGTCGGTCAGCGCCGGAGGCCACACCTCGGCGCACTTGTCGACGCAGTTCGACGACGGCGGGTCGGCGGTGTCCTTGTCGAAGCGGTACAGGATCCAGCCGTCCTGGTCGGTGACCACCTTGCCCATCCGGGCGACACTCTTACCGACCAACTTCTCGGTCAGGTCGACGTCCGCGGGCGGGGCGTCGGCGGCCGGCGCCTCCGCGGACGCCGAGACCTCAGGTTCAACCGTCGCGGTGGGCTCGGCCGCGGCGACGGCGACCGGCTCGGCCGCGCTCGAGTTCGCCCCGTCGTAACCCGCGGGAGCGCAGGCCGTTAGTGCGACCATCGCGCTCGCGACGATGACGGTCCGCTTCATCTGTGCCACGTGCCCTCCTCATTCTTGACAGTTCACCCATAGGTACGGCGGGCGGGCTGTCAAGGTTGAAGTAGTAACAGTGGTCAATTTCACGTAAATCTATTGAACCATTTCCGGCTGCCATGCGTGCGCCCCCCGCGAGGCGGGCCGCCCGCAACGACAGATCGGCGCCGGTCATTGTCACAATGACCGGCGCCGATGCGGCAGAAACGCTTACATGGGTACGGTGACCAGCGGACTCGCCACGCCGTTGGCATCCACCGACTGCACCTGGAGCTGCTTGATGTCGGCCGGCAGAGCCGACGTCGAGGCACTCAGTTCCAGACCCTGCGGTCGGGTGTTGGTGCCGTAGCCACTCTCCGGAACCGACCAGGTCGAGATGACCTCCGTGGTGGCGTTCTTGCGCACCACCACCAGTCGGCAGATACGCGGGCCGGGCAGCTTCCGCAGGCTGAAATTGATCCGGGTGCCGTAGTCCTTCGTCACCAGGAACATGGTGGTCTGCACACCGGTCGTCGGGTCGGTCGCCTCGACCTGGTCACCCTCCTCCTCGGTGCCGCCCACACCCGGGCCACTCGGCGCGGCCGTCGGCCCACTGGTCGGCGGATCGTTCGGTGCGCTCGGCGTCGACTCGGCGAGCACCCCCGGCGACTGCTCGTTGCCGGCCACGCTGGAGAAGCCGTACCCGGTCAGACCGCCGAAGACCACCACAGCGGCGGCCGTCGCGAGCAACTGACGAAACCGGGTACGCCGCCGGTCGGCCCGGACCGCGCCGAGCGTCCGATCCAGCAGGGCCGGGTCGGTCGCCGTCTGCTCCAGCGCCATCATCGTCTCGCCGTCGATGTCGGAGAGCAGCCCGACCACCGGCACCATCGTCTCCAACTCGGCCGCGCACGCCCAGCAGGTGGCGAGATGCTCCTCGAACCGCTCAGTGTCCTGCTCGTCGAGCACACCGAGCGCGTACGCCGCGACGTCCATGTGGTCCGGCCGGCTCATTCTGTCACCCCCCGCTCCTGCAGAGCCGTGCGCAGCGCGCGCAGCGCGTAGTAGACCCTCGACTTGGCGGTGCCGAGGGGCAGCCCCAACTCCTCGGCGGCCTCCGGCACCGTCCGCCCCCGGAAGTACGTCGAGATCAGGATCTCCCGGTGCGACTGACTGAGCGTACGCAGGGCGTCCGCCACCGTCATGGTGCGCAGCACCCGGTCGGTGCTGTCCGCCTCGGCGAACGCGGTGAGGTCCCGGTCGTACGTCTCCGGCGGCCGGGCCTCCTGGCTGCGATGCTCGTCGATGGCGATCCGGCGGGCCACAGTGACCAACCACGGCCGCAACGAACCCTGCCCCTGCGTGCCCAGCCGGTGCGCGTTGCGCCAGGCCCGCAGTAGCGTCTCCTGGACGATGTCCTCCGCGCGCTGCCGGTCCCCACCGGTGAGGCGC comes from Micromonospora vinacea and encodes:
- a CDS encoding anti-sigma factor family protein; this translates as MSRPDHMDVAAYALGVLDEQDTERFEEHLATCWACAAELETMVPVVGLLSDIDGETMMALEQTATDPALLDRTLGAVRADRRRTRFRQLLATAAAVVVFGGLTGYGFSSVAGNEQSPGVLAESTPSAPNDPPTSGPTAAPSGPGVGGTEEEGDQVEATDPTTGVQTTMFLVTKDYGTRINFSLRKLPGPRICRLVVVRKNATTEVISTWSVPESGYGTNTRPQGLELSASTSALPADIKQLQVQSVDANGVASPLVTVPM
- a CDS encoding sigma-70 family RNA polymerase sigma factor, with the protein product MHAVAAGWHGDAVRADWLSARPSSRSTSSARGVDSRATSRQNGPVTPRPAPGRHQATSTEASHSDQLIRQLYAEHAGPLLMFVMRLTGGDRQRAEDIVQETLLRAWRNAHRLGTQGQGSLRPWLVTVARRIAIDEHRSQEARPPETYDRDLTAFAEADSTDRVLRTMTVADALRTLSQSHREILISTYFRGRTVPEAAEELGLPLGTAKSRVYYALRALRTALQERGVTE